A single window of Candidatus Poribacteria bacterium DNA harbors:
- a CDS encoding phytanoyl-CoA dioxygenase family protein: MIDKKYLLNTEQMANFVADGYLRFDDLIPKELNEAAHAEMEEGIIVRGRGGTVLDEVWDDDSAVGKVFRLPEVQGIIHSLVGENPLYDHHAVHIVRPQNEIGQIWHADAIIDLRMHFDIQFFYFSHDTPREMGGTMILPGSQYRRVCETDIARYQNFLGQLPIACNAGTLFVVHHGMWHCAQPNLTDRTRYMFKLRLNPTVRQCQLWNTDDIDTPGIHGALGRNHRWYGNDVRLEIVNRIKQWRFLIGDDSFDIGYWLSRLENMPENAQDAA; the protein is encoded by the coding sequence ATGATTGACAAAAAGTATTTGCTCAATACAGAACAGATGGCGAATTTTGTAGCGGACGGTTACCTTCGCTTTGATGACTTAATTCCCAAAGAATTAAATGAAGCCGCACATGCCGAAATGGAAGAGGGCATTATTGTGCGTGGACGCGGCGGCACGGTGTTAGATGAAGTCTGGGATGATGATTCCGCTGTCGGTAAAGTCTTCCGACTGCCGGAAGTCCAAGGCATTATCCACAGCCTGGTGGGTGAGAATCCGCTTTACGATCATCACGCCGTTCACATCGTCCGTCCGCAAAACGAAATCGGGCAAATTTGGCATGCCGACGCGATTATCGATCTTCGGATGCACTTCGACATCCAATTCTTCTATTTCTCGCACGATACGCCGCGCGAAATGGGGGGGACGATGATTTTACCGGGAAGCCAGTATCGCCGTGTCTGTGAAACGGACATCGCGCGTTATCAAAACTTCCTCGGGCAGCTGCCTATCGCTTGTAATGCGGGGACACTCTTCGTGGTGCATCACGGGATGTGGCACTGTGCGCAACCGAACCTCACAGACCGCACGCGTTACATGTTCAAACTCCGCCTCAACCCGACGGTGCGTCAGTGTCAACTCTGGAACACAGACGATATTGACACACCGGGGATCCACGGTGCTTTAGGCAGAAATCACAGATGGTATGGGAACGATGTGCGACTTGAAATCGTCAACCGCATCAAGCAATGGCGCTTCCTCATCGGTGATGACTCGTTCGATATCGGCTACTGGCTTTCCCGACTTGAAAACATGCCAGAGAACGCTCAAGACGCAGCGTAA
- a CDS encoding glucose-1-phosphate adenylyltransferase produces MSNGNVIAVILGGGRGTRLFPLTRDRAKPSVPIAGKFRLVDIPISNCFHSGLERIYVLTQFNSVSLNRHIAQTYRFDTYRRGFVQILAAQQTLMGEEWYQGTADAVKHNEPYILNPRFADEYVLILAGDHLYRMDYSKMLQVHTESNAAITVSVIPVKREDTSGLGILQADTNGRIVDFVEKPQTEEELDRLRVEPEVFTSRGIEPDGREYIASMGIYIFNREILQEVLRDDANVDFGKDIIPKSIQQLPVSAYFFDGYWADIGTIRSFYSANIALTDTAPAFNFYDEQAPIYTNRRHLPSTKVNSSSVRSSILAEGSIIDDSEIDRTIVGIRSIISSGSRIYQSVLMGADYYESDEIRMENAQAGIPNIGIGQNCLIQNAIIDKNARIGDNSVLVNRDGVDNHDDENYCIRDGIVIVPKDATILPETVV; encoded by the coding sequence ATGAGTAACGGGAACGTTATTGCAGTGATTCTTGGAGGCGGCCGCGGCACGCGCCTATTTCCTCTGACACGCGACCGGGCGAAACCGAGTGTCCCGATCGCAGGTAAATTTCGACTCGTGGACATACCTATTAGTAATTGCTTCCATTCAGGCTTGGAGCGCATCTATGTCCTGACGCAGTTTAACTCCGTCTCCCTGAATCGACATATTGCGCAGACATACCGCTTCGACACATACCGCCGCGGGTTCGTCCAAATCCTCGCAGCGCAACAAACACTGATGGGCGAAGAGTGGTATCAGGGAACAGCAGACGCAGTCAAACACAATGAACCTTATATTCTCAATCCACGTTTCGCAGACGAATACGTCCTGATTCTCGCCGGTGACCATCTCTATCGGATGGATTATAGCAAAATGCTGCAAGTGCACACTGAATCAAACGCTGCTATCACCGTGTCTGTGATTCCGGTGAAAAGAGAAGACACGAGTGGACTTGGCATTCTTCAGGCAGATACGAATGGACGTATCGTTGACTTCGTGGAAAAACCGCAAACTGAGGAAGAACTGGATCGACTCCGCGTTGAACCTGAAGTCTTTACGTCTCGAGGTATTGAACCCGATGGCAGAGAATACATCGCCTCAATGGGAATTTACATTTTTAACAGAGAGATCTTGCAAGAGGTGCTTCGAGATGACGCAAACGTCGACTTCGGCAAGGATATTATCCCGAAGAGTATTCAGCAGCTCCCAGTTTCTGCTTACTTTTTCGATGGCTATTGGGCGGACATAGGGACCATTCGTTCTTTCTATTCGGCGAATATAGCACTCACCGACACTGCACCTGCGTTTAACTTCTACGATGAACAGGCACCGATCTACACCAACCGGCGGCACTTACCAAGTACGAAAGTCAACAGCAGTAGTGTCCGCTCCTCGATCCTCGCCGAAGGCTCTATCATTGATGATTCTGAAATCGATAGAACAATCGTCGGTATCAGGAGTATCATTTCCAGCGGCAGTCGGATTTATCAGTCTGTCCTAATGGGAGCAGACTATTACGAGTCCGATGAAATACGGATGGAAAACGCACAGGCAGGCATCCCGAATATCGGCATTGGTCAAAATTGCCTCATTCAGAATGCAATTATTGACAAAAATGCGCGTATCGGCGATAATTCTGTACTCGTCAACCGGGATGGGGTCGATAATCACGATGATGAGAATTACTGCATTCGGGATGGTATTGTGATTGTGCCAAAGGATGCGACGATACTCCCTGAGACAGTCGTCTAA
- the hisB gene encoding imidazoleglycerol-phosphate dehydratase HisB produces MDRTAEIARETAETRIQLRLDLDGTGTSNIKTGVGFLDHMLELFAKHGFFNLDIQAEGDLHVDAHHTTEDVGICLGQALQKAMLDKAGMQRFGSFTVPMYESLAKVDLDVCGRPYLYFDTPLGQGKVGDFDVELTEEFFHGFVNHSGTTLHINAPYGTNQHHIIEAIFKAVAKALHVATRLDERITGVLSTKGSL; encoded by the coding sequence ATGGACAGAACAGCAGAAATTGCCCGCGAAACAGCAGAAACCCGTATCCAACTTCGGCTTGACCTTGATGGAACCGGAACATCCAATATTAAGACAGGCGTTGGATTTCTGGATCACATGTTGGAACTCTTTGCCAAACACGGTTTCTTCAATCTGGACATTCAAGCGGAAGGTGATTTACACGTGGATGCACACCATACGACTGAAGATGTCGGTATCTGCTTAGGGCAAGCCCTCCAAAAAGCAATGCTCGACAAAGCAGGCATGCAACGTTTCGGCAGTTTCACCGTCCCTATGTACGAATCCCTCGCTAAAGTAGACTTGGATGTTTGTGGACGTCCTTACCTCTACTTTGACACCCCACTTGGTCAGGGAAAGGTCGGCGATTTTGATGTTGAACTCACTGAAGAATTTTTTCACGGGTTCGTGAACCATAGCGGGACAACTTTGCATATCAACGCCCCCTACGGCACAAATCAACACCACATCATTGAAGCCATCTTTAAGGCTGTTGCGAAGGCTTTGCATGTTGCTACACGTCTTGATGAACGTATTACGGGTGTCCTATCCACCAAGGGAAGCCTATAG